One window from the genome of Natrinema caseinilyticum encodes:
- a CDS encoding HalOD1 output domain-containing protein has translation MSDRPLLLEIITALEEQGLDRDEYQLQRMIDAEALERLVDSTGPQTDLEIRFSVEEFRVVVTSSDIAVLRIS, from the coding sequence ATGAGTGATCGACCGCTTCTGCTCGAGATCATCACTGCACTCGAGGAACAGGGCCTCGATCGAGACGAGTACCAACTACAGCGGATGATCGACGCCGAAGCCCTTGAGCGACTTGTAGACTCGACGGGCCCACAGACTGATCTCGAGATTCGATTCTCGGTTGAAGAGTTCCGCGTGGTGGTTACATCATCCGATATAGCTGTGCTCCGTATCTCGTAA
- a CDS encoding PQQ-binding-like beta-propeller repeat protein, translated as MYGYDAARASHVASRDLPSADAEVGRFSQTGAQTGGGGSVEAPPVVNDGIAYVAGDTRIEARDIKTGTRLWETDPGDGVNTSPVLACGTVYVSTLNETLALDSENGDVLWRMDGGAHSGVSTSPVVVDDTIYVAVGGIAALDAETGDERWHAQTDHSAQGVAVADRVYVGAGSNGSGEVAAFTRNGDDWWRTTEPGEVYTAPAVANETVFAVSKTGTLTALAAADGSVEWQANVEPGIYVPPAVDDERIVVAAGNARTMAFNATTGDRLWTFETGVSKGAPVIVGDHVLATGANTGVHMLDAATGDRVRHWSAENVGSQPVIAADRLFYLGWNVSDVFVVE; from the coding sequence ATGTACGGCTACGATGCCGCTCGCGCGAGCCATGTGGCTTCTCGTGATCTGCCGTCGGCTGACGCTGAGGTGGGTCGATTCTCCCAGACCGGTGCTCAAACAGGTGGCGGTGGAAGTGTCGAAGCGCCGCCAGTCGTCAATGATGGGATTGCCTACGTCGCGGGGGACACCCGAATCGAAGCCCGCGATATCAAGACCGGGACACGTCTGTGGGAAACCGACCCCGGGGATGGCGTCAATACGAGTCCGGTTTTAGCCTGCGGGACCGTCTACGTGAGTACGCTCAACGAAACGCTCGCACTCGATTCAGAGAACGGAGATGTGCTCTGGCGAATGGATGGAGGGGCACATAGCGGCGTATCTACTTCGCCGGTCGTGGTTGACGATACAATCTACGTCGCGGTGGGCGGAATCGCCGCCCTTGACGCCGAAACGGGTGATGAACGCTGGCACGCACAGACAGATCACAGTGCGCAGGGAGTTGCCGTGGCCGATCGTGTCTATGTCGGTGCAGGGAGCAACGGCAGCGGTGAGGTGGCTGCATTCACGCGTAACGGCGACGATTGGTGGCGCACGACTGAACCCGGAGAAGTTTATACCGCTCCCGCAGTCGCCAACGAAACGGTCTTTGCCGTCTCGAAGACGGGTACCTTGACGGCGCTCGCTGCTGCCGATGGGAGTGTCGAGTGGCAGGCAAACGTCGAGCCAGGCATCTACGTGCCGCCGGCGGTCGACGACGAGCGCATTGTCGTCGCAGCAGGCAATGCGCGGACGATGGCCTTCAACGCGACAACTGGTGATCGCCTCTGGACGTTCGAGACGGGCGTTAGCAAGGGAGCACCGGTCATTGTTGGCGACCATGTGCTCGCTACAGGGGCGAACACGGGAGTCCATATGCTGGATGCCGCGACAGGTGACCGTGTTCGCCACTGGTCCGCTGAGAATGTGGGCTCTCAACCAGTGATCGCCGCTGATCGGTTATTCTATCTTGGCTGGAATGTTTCGGATGTTTTCGTAGTCGAATAA
- a CDS encoding ArdC-like ssDNA-binding domain-containing protein, with translation MATSSSSRETFDDSDTRHDEMHSTIEAWIQDLVDEVDDAVSSEQFKEWLDVQSRFHDYSHRNTLLIKLQCPHATRVAGYRTWQNEFDRHVKEGETAIWIWAPIIAKQCPDCGNSPSYHERSGCEYDETPPDSWEKGLVGFRPAPVFDISQTDGEPLPDLETEAKGQADELVPALLEAADPLEVDVEVVPPQDWSHGSAKGICEYRPQEQPRVAVRDRENDADLAVTLVHEYAHALLHSGVDDEAERSKRELEAEAVGYIVGRRFELDTSGSAFYLAAWHGDEPETVLDRFERISSTAQEIIDVISEVVDDE, from the coding sequence ATGGCTACGAGCAGCAGCTCCCGGGAAACGTTCGACGATTCGGACACCCGGCACGACGAGATGCACAGTACGATCGAAGCATGGATCCAGGACCTCGTCGACGAGGTTGATGACGCCGTCTCGAGCGAACAGTTCAAAGAGTGGTTGGACGTCCAGAGTCGTTTCCATGACTACTCGCACCGAAACACGCTGTTGATCAAACTCCAGTGCCCACACGCGACACGCGTTGCCGGCTATCGAACATGGCAAAACGAGTTTGACCGACACGTCAAAGAAGGGGAGACAGCGATCTGGATCTGGGCACCCATCATTGCAAAGCAGTGCCCTGACTGCGGAAACTCGCCGTCGTATCACGAGCGCAGTGGCTGTGAATACGATGAAACCCCTCCGGACAGTTGGGAAAAGGGACTCGTGGGCTTTCGGCCCGCACCCGTCTTCGATATCTCACAGACTGACGGCGAGCCACTGCCCGACCTCGAGACCGAAGCCAAGGGACAGGCTGACGAGTTGGTTCCCGCACTCCTCGAGGCAGCAGATCCCCTCGAGGTGGACGTAGAGGTCGTGCCACCCCAGGACTGGTCGCATGGGAGTGCCAAGGGAATCTGTGAGTACCGCCCTCAAGAGCAGCCACGCGTCGCCGTCCGTGATCGTGAGAACGACGCTGATCTTGCCGTCACGCTCGTTCACGAGTACGCGCATGCGCTGTTACACAGTGGCGTCGACGACGAGGCTGAGCGATCGAAACGCGAACTCGAGGCCGAAGCGGTCGGTTACATCGTTGGACGGCGCTTCGAGTTGGATACCAGTGGATCAGCGTTCTACCTTGCCGCGTGGCACGGAGACGAGCCAGAGACGGTCCTCGATCGGTTTGAGCGGATCAGTTCGACTGCCCAGGAGATCATCGACGTTATCAGCGAGGTGGTCGACGATGAGTGA